The sequence CATGAACGGCGCGGTGGAGGGAATCAAGACCATGCTGCCGTGCGTCGTCGTCCTGGTCCTGGCCTGGGCCATGGGCGGCCTGTGCCGCGAGCTGCTCCAGACCCCGCAGTACATCGCGGACATGATCGGCACGGGTGGAAACATGGTCTTCGCCCTGCCCCTGATCTTCTTTGCCCTGGCCGGATTTTTGAGTTTCTGCACCGGCACGTCCTGGGGTACCTTCGGCATCCTCATCCCCATCGCCGTTCCCGTGGTCCAGGCCCTGGACCCGTCCCTGGTCCTGGTCAGCCTGTCCGCCGTCCTGGCGGGCAGCGTGTTCGGCGACCACAGCTCGCCCATCTCGGACACGACCATCCTGTCCAGCGCCAACGCGGGCTGCTCGCTCATCGACCACGTCTCCACCCAGATGCCCTATGCCGTCGTGGCCTTCATCGGCAGCGCCGTGGGGTATCTGATCGCGGGCGTGACCGGCGGCAAGCTCCTGCCCAGCCTTGCCGCAGGGCTGCTGGCGACCCTGTTCTGCCTGTTCATCCTGCGCAGAAACAGCTGGGTGCGCGCCACCGGACAACTGAATTCCAACCGACAGTCGCAGGGCATGGGAGAAGCGTGATGGAACAGAGAACACTCGGCAAAAACGGACTGAAGGTTTCGGCCCTGGGTCTGGGCTGCATGGGCTTGAGCTTCGCGCAGGGTCCGGCCCTGGACAAGGACAAGGCCGTGGCGCTCATTCGCGCCGCCTGTGAACACGGGGTGACCTTTTTCGACACCGCCGAGGTATACGGTCCCTTTATCAACGAGGAAGTGGTCGGCGAGGCCCTGGCCCCGTTCAAGGGCGAGGTGGCCGTGGCCACCAAGTTCGGCGTGGGCTTCAGGGACGGCGTCCAGACCACGGACAGCAGGCCCGATACCATCCGGGCCTCGGTGGAAGGCTCCCTGCGCCGTCTGCGCGTGGAAACCATCGACCTGTATTACCAGCACCGCGTGGATCCGGAAGTCCCGGTCGAGGACGTGGCCGGGACCGTGAAGGAACTCGTGGACCAGGGCAAGATCCGCCATTGGGGCCTTTCGGAACCGGGCATCGAGACCATCCGCCGCGCCCACGCGGTCCTGCCGCTGGCCGCCGTGCAGAGCGAATATTCCATGATGTGGCGGCAGCCCGAAGAAGAGCTGATCCCCGTCCTCGAGGAGCTGGGCATCGGCCTGGTCCCGTTCAGCCCGCTGGGCAAGGGATTTCTTACAGGCCGTTTCGACAAGACCTCGACCTTCGACAAGGACGACTTCCGCGCCATCGTGCCG is a genomic window of uncultured Pseudodesulfovibrio sp. containing:
- a CDS encoding aldo/keto reductase; protein product: MEQRTLGKNGLKVSALGLGCMGLSFAQGPALDKDKAVALIRAACEHGVTFFDTAEVYGPFINEEVVGEALAPFKGEVAVATKFGVGFRDGVQTTDSRPDTIRASVEGSLRRLRVETIDLYYQHRVDPEVPVEDVAGTVKELVDQGKIRHWGLSEPGIETIRRAHAVLPLAAVQSEYSMMWRQPEEELIPVLEELGIGLVPFSPLGKGFLTGRFDKTSTFDKDDFRAIVPRFSPENLDANQVLVRLVERTAEEKHATPAQIALAWVLARKPWIVPIFGTKSPQRLQENLGAADIALTADEVSQLDAALANIEISGDRYPAHLAKQTGR